From Patescibacteria group bacterium, a single genomic window includes:
- a CDS encoding leucine-rich repeat domain-containing protein, translated as MIKPLLILPLLILAGAGCAYAPATNNQTNLNYSNQNLTSAPAGIFDRTDATSLDLSHNNLTGAIPAEIRFLQNLKVLNLSNNKMTGLPAEIGQLKNLEILDVSNNQLTGLPYELGNLKNLKTLNLSGNAYSEQDLQIIREKIPNANIITK; from the coding sequence ATGATAAAACCACTGCTTATTCTGCCTCTGTTAATTTTAGCCGGAGCCGGATGCGCATACGCGCCAGCCACAAATAATCAAACTAACTTAAACTACAGCAACCAAAACCTGACTTCGGCTCCGGCTGGAATTTTTGATAGAACCGACGCTACCAGTCTTGATCTCTCACACAATAATCTGACTGGAGCCATCCCAGCGGAAATAAGATTTTTACAAAATCTTAAAGTTCTGAACTTGAGTAATAATAAAATGACTGGCCTGCCCGCCGAAATCGGCCAATTAAAAAATCTGGAAATTCTTGACGTGTCCAACAACCAACTGACCGGCCTGCCATATGAATTGGGAAATCTAAAAAACTTAAAAACCCTGAATTTGTCTGGCAACGCGTACTCCGAACAAGACCTCCAAATCATCCGCGAGAAAATCCCAAATGCGAATATTATTACTAAATAA
- a CDS encoding AAA family ATPase, which produces MITKLRVSNYYSIGEEIKLDFLKGGAKKEVGYFQYKKSEKISLINGFFGANASGKSSILGSMVSLIKMMYTISSPQNISLQSVASGEVLLCHPNLHKNFKDKPTKLGIDFLFGNNYYTYDLEIQGGNNITEENLYVTTLDLAAAHPKKIFTRSGSIISFGPEYKDYEAYSTNINIQKYQTFISHLINIGAKAMVDFVNYKNSFFLKVDRMDLQLPSYGKIIIRAFQLNSLAEDKKKEFLKITQDIMSCFDDSINGLEVDTKNNTVSIKVGHKNFLNSIDITDESAGTRELFCYIYDILDAFKKGGVIIYDETSKYYHPDIELELFSIFKNEEFNTKNAQLFFASHNHGTFDLLELDQAYIVEKTDSSSTINRLSEVEDLKKRDNLKKKYRLGMLGGVPDTTAFDFRLKQLL; this is translated from the coding sequence ATGATAACAAAATTAAGGGTCAGCAACTATTATTCCATTGGAGAAGAAATAAAGCTAGACTTCTTAAAAGGTGGTGCAAAAAAGGAGGTGGGATATTTTCAGTATAAAAAAAGTGAAAAAATATCACTAATAAACGGGTTTTTTGGTGCGAATGCGAGTGGCAAGAGTAGTATCCTGGGATCTATGGTCAGCCTAATTAAAATGATGTACACCATCTCTTCACCACAAAATATATCACTACAGAGCGTTGCCTCTGGTGAGGTTTTGTTGTGCCACCCTAATCTACACAAAAATTTTAAAGATAAACCTACAAAATTAGGAATTGATTTTTTGTTTGGTAATAATTACTACACTTACGATTTGGAAATTCAAGGTGGAAACAATATAACTGAAGAAAATTTGTACGTTACCACTCTTGATTTAGCCGCTGCACATCCAAAAAAAATATTCACGAGATCCGGGTCTATTATTAGCTTCGGGCCGGAATACAAAGACTACGAAGCTTACTCAACTAATATAAATATTCAAAAATATCAAACTTTTATTTCCCATTTAATAAACATTGGGGCAAAGGCTATGGTTGATTTTGTGAATTATAAGAATTCTTTTTTTCTAAAGGTGGATAGGATGGATTTACAGCTCCCTTCTTACGGTAAGATCATAATACGAGCTTTCCAACTCAATTCTCTTGCAGAGGACAAGAAAAAGGAATTCTTAAAAATTACACAAGACATAATGAGTTGTTTTGATGATTCCATCAATGGTTTAGAAGTTGATACTAAAAATAATACTGTTTCTATCAAAGTGGGACACAAAAATTTCTTGAATAGCATTGACATTACGGATGAATCGGCCGGCACCAGAGAACTGTTTTGTTATATATATGACATATTAGATGCCTTTAAAAAAGGCGGGGTTATTATTTATGACGAAACGAGCAAATACTACCACCCAGATATAGAGCTTGAGTTATTCTCTATTTTCAAAAATGAAGAATTTAACACAAAAAATGCACAACTATTCTTCGCTTCACATAATCACGGGACTTTTGACTTACTTGAACTAGACCAGGCCTACATTGTGGAAAAAACAGATTCCAGCTCTACCATCAACAGGTTATCAGAAGTTGAAGATCTTAAAAAGCGGGACAACCTAAAAAAGAAATATCGCCTCGGCATGCTTGGTGGAGTTCCAGACACTACTGCCTTTGACTTTAGGTTGAAACAACTACTATGA